In a single window of the Flavivirga spongiicola genome:
- a CDS encoding NADPH-dependent FMN reductase produces the protein MKKILAFSGSNNPESINELLLISAINKIQKGNVHHIQLTDYQIPIYSQEIEKNGIPQSIKEIFRFFIEADAFIITSPEHNGLPTSFFKNIIDWLSRIDQKFFGGKPVLLMSTSPGANGGASHLQILTKLLPIWGGNLVSHYSLGSFNNKYDHSNLQIADYDEDTRLSESIRILINSFSK, from the coding sequence ATGAAAAAAATATTGGCATTTTCAGGAAGTAATAATCCTGAGTCAATCAATGAACTATTATTGATCTCGGCTATCAATAAAATTCAGAAAGGGAATGTGCATCACATTCAACTAACCGATTATCAAATTCCTATTTACAGCCAAGAGATTGAGAAAAATGGAATTCCTCAATCAATCAAGGAAATTTTTCGTTTTTTTATAGAAGCTGATGCTTTTATAATTACTTCTCCTGAGCACAATGGACTGCCGACTTCTTTTTTTAAGAATATAATCGATTGGCTTTCAAGAATAGATCAAAAGTTTTTTGGAGGAAAACCTGTGTTGTTAATGAGTACTTCTCCAGGAGCAAACGGAGGCGCGTCTCATCTTCAAATATTGACAAAACTTTTACCAATATGGGGAGGAAATTTAGTTAGTCATTATTCATTAGGTAGTTTCAATAATAAATATGATCATTCCAATTTACAAATAGCAGATTATGATGAAGATACGAGGTTAAGTGAATCCATTCGGATATTAATCAATTCATTTTCAAAATAA
- a CDS encoding Crp/Fnr family transcriptional regulator yields MAPIEKLILHLKEYINLTNEEVILISKSFKVKKLKKKEVLLFAGDISSNMQYIAEGCFRCYYMDNEAKEHIIQFGIEGWWVNDLYSYLTQTPAKQFVQALEDATVIQIHRESLNRLYDQIPTIERFFRLKFEKAYVALQDRTIKSMSKTAEERYYDFCLKYRDIEQRVPQYMIASYLGITPEFLSALRKKN; encoded by the coding sequence TTGGCACCAATTGAAAAACTAATACTGCATTTAAAAGAATACATAAACCTTACAAATGAGGAGGTTATTCTTATTAGTAAAAGTTTCAAAGTAAAAAAATTAAAAAAGAAAGAAGTTCTTCTTTTTGCCGGTGACATATCTTCTAATATGCAATATATTGCAGAGGGGTGTTTTAGATGTTACTATATGGATAATGAGGCAAAAGAACACATTATTCAATTTGGAATCGAAGGATGGTGGGTAAATGATTTATACAGTTATTTAACCCAAACTCCAGCAAAACAGTTCGTACAAGCTCTTGAGGATGCTACAGTAATTCAAATTCATAGAGAGTCCCTTAATAGATTGTATGATCAAATACCTACTATAGAGCGTTTTTTTAGATTGAAATTTGAAAAAGCCTATGTTGCCTTACAAGATCGCACTATAAAATCGATGAGTAAAACAGCAGAAGAGCGGTATTACGATTTTTGCTTAAAATATAGAGATATTGAGCAGCGCGTTCCCCAGTATATGATTGCTTCTTACTTAGGAATAACGCCCGAGTTTTTAAGTGCTTTAAGAAAGAAAAATTAA
- a CDS encoding SRPBCC family protein, whose amino-acid sequence MSKTNDAKNRTVTLKRTFNAPIELVWEAWTQPNHIVEWWGPKGMNAKVIEHNFKVGGKWKYTMQMPDGNEFISEGMYFEIVEFEKIISSADFKPMTEGVEIQAFFEKNGDQTNFTFNIVHDTEEYCKQQEKMGILNGWGSVFDRLIEHLEVLVK is encoded by the coding sequence ATGAGTAAAACAAATGATGCAAAAAATCGAACTGTAACCTTAAAAAGAACATTTAATGCACCTATAGAATTGGTATGGGAAGCTTGGACACAACCAAATCATATAGTAGAGTGGTGGGGACCAAAAGGCATGAATGCTAAAGTGATTGAACATAATTTTAAAGTTGGAGGAAAATGGAAGTACACTATGCAAATGCCCGATGGCAATGAATTTATTTCGGAAGGTATGTATTTTGAAATTGTTGAGTTCGAAAAAATAATTTCATCGGCAGATTTCAAACCAATGACTGAAGGTGTTGAGATACAAGCTTTCTTTGAGAAAAATGGAGATCAAACTAATTTTACGTTTAACATTGTACACGATACTGAGGAATATTGTAAACAACAGGAAAAGATGGGAATTCTAAATGGTTGGGGGTCTGTTTTTGACAGATTGATCGAACATTTAGAAGTGTTGGTGAAATAA
- a CDS encoding ArsR/SmtB family transcription factor: MRRDVFQAIADPVRRDIIELLSNEALTVNTVAEKFEVSRPAISKHLKILKECGIIEINKKGRERFCEIQPKNLIPAFLWIEQYKNLWENKLDAFEDYLMTLQTKNKKNE; this comes from the coding sequence ATGAGAAGAGATGTTTTTCAAGCCATAGCAGACCCTGTTAGAAGAGATATTATAGAGTTACTCTCTAACGAAGCATTAACTGTTAATACAGTCGCAGAAAAGTTTGAAGTAAGTCGCCCTGCAATTTCAAAACACTTAAAAATTTTAAAAGAGTGTGGAATCATAGAAATAAACAAAAAAGGTAGAGAGCGGTTTTGCGAAATTCAACCTAAAAACCTGATTCCTGCATTTTTATGGATAGAGCAATATAAAAACCTATGGGAAAATAAGCTAGACGCTTTCGAAGATTATTTAATGACATTACAAACAAAAAATAAAAAAAATGAGTAA
- a CDS encoding MotA/TolQ/ExbB proton channel family protein, translating into MIILSLNLKSLLISNPFVDRFMEGGPLFMSLILICLLVSIFFLVRGFLSLNKNLVVSKKMTALASDASLLGLVMGFLGSIIGLISAFDAIESMDSISSNMLAGGLKVSFLTTVFGSITFILPRIGIIILKMLQKS; encoded by the coding sequence ATGATTATATTATCACTTAATTTAAAAAGTCTTTTAATTTCAAATCCTTTTGTAGATCGCTTTATGGAAGGCGGTCCGCTCTTTATGTCATTAATTTTAATATGCCTTTTAGTATCCATATTCTTTTTGGTAAGAGGCTTTTTAAGTTTAAATAAAAATCTGGTAGTATCTAAAAAAATGACTGCTTTAGCATCTGATGCAAGCTTACTAGGGTTGGTTATGGGCTTTTTAGGGTCTATTATTGGCCTTATTTCTGCCTTTGATGCTATTGAGAGTATGGATAGCATATCTTCTAATATGCTGGCAGGAGGACTAAAGGTATCGTTCTTAACAACTGTATTTGGTAGTATTACTTTTATCTTGCCAAGAATTGGTATTATTATATTAAAAATGCTTCAGAAGTCTTAA
- a CDS encoding sensor histidine kinase, whose protein sequence is MLTKQFFLKKTGQLLLHIIFWCGVLFFYTYFFGFDSLDFSYVLSFSLFLMPITIATTYVFIYKLIPSYLIKKRYFLFGLYSLYTVIISSYLIIISVFYGLIYLSHFQYADMAPISRNLLFVAIAVYLVVIVVSGFKLLKLNLKHIEQTNKLENKILETQLKLKEQQLNYLKMQIHPHFLFNTLNTMYGFALKKADDTPEMILKLSNLLDYLLYKVDKPFVLLTDDIDHIKDYIELEKMRFNETLNIHFSTQNISENIKIAPMLLLPFIENSFKHGTIKNGLLSIKINITYRNKSIYFNIENTSTQSETYKNGIGLENMQKRLDLLYKNNYTLNITKDSHFFKVNLILNSV, encoded by the coding sequence ATGCTAACAAAACAGTTCTTTTTAAAAAAAACAGGTCAGCTATTACTTCATATTATATTTTGGTGTGGTGTCCTTTTTTTCTATACTTACTTTTTTGGTTTTGATAGCCTCGACTTTAGCTATGTATTATCATTTTCGTTATTTCTAATGCCTATAACCATAGCAACTACCTATGTTTTTATTTATAAACTCATCCCAAGCTATCTTATAAAAAAAAGATATTTTCTGTTTGGTTTGTATAGTTTATACACAGTTATAATTTCTTCATATCTAATTATCATTTCGGTATTTTACGGATTAATCTATTTATCTCATTTTCAATATGCAGACATGGCACCTATTAGCAGAAACTTACTTTTTGTTGCTATTGCAGTATATTTAGTTGTCATAGTAGTCAGTGGGTTTAAATTACTAAAACTTAATTTAAAGCATATTGAACAAACCAATAAACTTGAAAACAAAATTTTAGAAACACAACTTAAACTAAAGGAACAGCAGCTTAATTATTTAAAGATGCAAATTCATCCTCACTTTTTATTTAATACTCTAAATACGATGTATGGCTTTGCCTTGAAAAAGGCCGATGACACACCAGAAATGATTTTAAAACTTTCTAATTTATTAGATTATTTACTCTATAAAGTTGATAAACCTTTTGTTTTATTAACTGACGATATTGATCATATCAAAGATTATATAGAATTAGAGAAAATGCGATTTAATGAGACCCTTAACATTCATTTTTCAACTCAAAACATATCTGAAAATATTAAGATTGCTCCAATGTTATTGCTCCCTTTCATTGAAAATAGTTTTAAGCATGGTACGATTAAAAATGGTTTGTTATCAATTAAAATAAATATAACTTATAGAAATAAAAGTATCTATTTTAATATTGAAAATACAAGTACACAATCTGAAACCTATAAAAATGGTATCGGATTAGAAAACATGCAAAAACGGTTAGATTTATTATATAAAAATAATTACACCTTGAATATTACTAAGGATAGTCATTTTTTTAAAGTAAATTTAATTTTAAATAGTGTCTGA
- a CDS encoding LytR/AlgR family response regulator transcription factor: MLQNKNISCLIIDDELIAREVIETHLKKMPNIKIIASCSNAIEAFGYIRNNNIDLVFLDINMPEISGISFAKSINKNIKIIFTTAYRDYAVEGFELQAVDYLLKPVSFNRLLKAINTYFEIYSEPKNNALENSNSNDFMFVRSDRRMIKIDFNAIIYIESYSDYIKIHLTNKTIVTRETISAIEAKLPVKKFIRIHRSYIISINNIASFTNEEIIINKKSLPISRSYKKEVLQILEKF, encoded by the coding sequence TTGTTACAAAACAAAAATATATCGTGCCTTATTATTGATGATGAACTTATAGCTAGAGAAGTTATAGAAACACATCTAAAAAAAATGCCAAATATTAAAATAATTGCCAGTTGTAGCAATGCTATTGAGGCTTTTGGTTATATAAGAAACAATAACATCGATTTGGTTTTTTTAGATATAAACATGCCAGAAATATCTGGAATCTCATTTGCTAAATCGATTAACAAAAACATTAAAATTATATTTACAACAGCATACAGAGATTATGCTGTAGAAGGTTTTGAATTACAGGCGGTCGATTATTTACTTAAACCTGTTTCTTTTAACCGTTTACTAAAAGCTATTAATACTTATTTTGAAATATACAGTGAACCAAAAAATAATGCATTAGAGAATAGTAATAGTAACGATTTTATGTTTGTTCGATCTGATAGACGCATGATTAAAATAGATTTTAATGCTATTATATATATTGAAAGCTATAGTGATTATATTAAAATTCATTTAACGAATAAAACTATAGTAACCAGAGAAACCATTAGTGCTATTGAAGCTAAACTACCTGTTAAAAAATTTATTAGAATCCACAGGTCCTATATTATATCAATAAATAATATTGCCTCTTTCACAAATGAAGAAATAATAATTAATAAAAAATCATTACCGATTAGCAGAAGTTATAAAAAAGAGGTATTACAAATCTTAGAGAAATTCTAA
- a CDS encoding mechanosensitive ion channel family protein, producing MEEAGKWKDVAMESLSKMWLEITDIFPNIIGTIIVLFIGWLVTKLIVKVIKKALKFAKVNKLDDAINEIEVVEGKNLNFDTVKVISNFVKWVMYIMLLIMASDIMNLTMISEQISNLLGYLPQLFSALVIFTVGLILANVIKKGLKAFFESMDLSGAKIISQIVFFIILIFTSITALNQAGVNTEIITQNLTLILGAFLLAFALAFGFGAQKVVGDVLKAFYTRKIYEIGQVIEFNNIKGEVETIDSISITLKTEEGKLVVPIKDIVESQVKIKD from the coding sequence ATGGAAGAAGCAGGAAAATGGAAAGATGTAGCCATGGAATCTTTAAGTAAGATGTGGTTAGAAATAACAGATATATTCCCGAACATAATAGGAACCATAATTGTCTTATTTATAGGCTGGTTGGTTACTAAGCTCATTGTAAAAGTTATTAAGAAAGCCTTGAAGTTTGCTAAAGTTAACAAACTAGATGATGCTATAAACGAAATTGAGGTTGTTGAAGGAAAAAATCTGAATTTTGACACTGTAAAAGTGATATCAAACTTTGTGAAATGGGTGATGTATATTATGCTATTAATCATGGCATCGGACATCATGAATTTAACTATGATTTCTGAGCAAATAAGTAATCTCCTAGGCTATTTACCACAATTGTTTTCAGCATTAGTCATCTTTACGGTTGGATTAATTTTAGCAAATGTCATCAAGAAAGGCTTAAAAGCATTTTTTGAATCTATGGATTTATCTGGAGCAAAAATTATAAGTCAAATAGTATTTTTTATAATCCTCATATTTACTTCCATAACAGCATTGAATCAGGCTGGTGTTAATACAGAGATCATTACTCAAAACCTAACCTTGATTTTAGGAGCATTTTTGTTGGCATTTGCTTTAGCATTTGGATTTGGCGCACAAAAAGTAGTTGGGGACGTATTAAAAGCTTTTTATACTAGAAAAATATACGAAATTGGACAGGTTATCGAATTTAACAATATTAAAGGAGAAGTTGAAACAATAGATAGTATATCTATTACGTTAAAAACGGAGGAAGGAAAATTAGTCGTTCCTATTAAAGATATTGTAGAGAGCCAAGTAAAAATTAAGGATTGA
- a CDS encoding RNA polymerase sigma factor, which yields MKSLENISKLSDEDLVKAIVKDNNTLLFETLYDRYAMLVYNKCFGFAKDEDEAEDLTQDVFLKLFVKLGSFKEKSKFSTWLYAFTYNHCVNYVTRNTAKKFEKQSVDYKDIENLSEKEDDDYSFLDMKIDKLKVALELISPDEKMILLLKYQDFLSIKEIESVLEIGESAVKMRIKRAKDKLITVYNDNILNNGE from the coding sequence TTGAAATCCCTCGAAAATATTAGTAAACTATCCGATGAAGATCTGGTAAAAGCAATTGTAAAAGACAATAATACGTTGCTTTTTGAGACTTTATACGATAGGTATGCTATGCTGGTATATAATAAATGTTTTGGTTTTGCTAAGGATGAAGACGAAGCTGAAGACTTAACTCAAGATGTGTTTTTAAAACTTTTTGTTAAGTTGGGAAGTTTTAAAGAGAAATCGAAGTTTTCAACATGGTTGTATGCTTTCACATATAATCATTGTGTAAATTATGTCACTAGAAATACTGCCAAAAAATTTGAAAAACAGTCCGTAGATTATAAAGATATAGAAAACCTTTCAGAAAAAGAAGACGATGATTATAGTTTTCTTGATATGAAAATTGATAAGCTAAAAGTAGCTTTAGAACTAATTTCTCCTGACGAGAAAATGATTTTATTACTAAAATACCAGGATTTTCTTTCTATTAAAGAGATTGAAAGTGTTTTAGAAATTGGAGAAAGTGCCGTTAAAATGAGGATTAAACGCGCTAAAGATAAGTTGATAACAGTGTATAACGATAATATCTTAAATAATGGAGAATAA
- a CDS encoding tetratricopeptide repeat protein encodes MKRCILLFMALNLFFSCKKTIEQPKELIVKTTTSSRYACVPQVTDAEWYKKDNIAPLIEGYDAVNYPITTKDTLVQRYFNQGMTLAYGFNHAEAARSFYYATKLDPNCAMAFWGYAYVLGPNYNAGMEDDNYERAYEAIQRAKTLSKSATEKERRFIDAMALRYAPEPPEDRTVLDTKYSEAMKALYDQYPEDTEISALYAESLMNLHPWDLNEKDGTEKPWTIEIVTLLEKLIAQNPKHPGAHHFYIHAVEASNTPERSNISAKAFDDGLVSGSGHLLHMPSHTYIRTGEYHKGTLSNIAAVEADSAYVTTCHAQGAYPLAYYPHNYHFMAATATLEGNSHWAMIGANKVSEHVHPEIMKQPGWGTLQHYYTIPYYVAVKFKKWDTVLNMKLETYDLKYPKAIRHYAEGMAHLGKGDLNKAKTELLELETLAKDETLKEVTVWDINSVYELVKIAEKVLKAEILAHEGDLKASITLLKGAVKMEDALNYNEPPDWFFSIRHHLGRIHTLNGQKRLAIELYLEDLDRLPKNGWAYHGIKRAYEALNDKENTELYEALFKESWKYADFEL; translated from the coding sequence ATGAAAAGATGTATATTATTATTCATGGCCCTAAATTTATTTTTTTCTTGTAAAAAGACCATTGAACAGCCAAAAGAACTTATCGTAAAAACCACTACATCATCTAGATATGCCTGCGTGCCGCAAGTAACGGATGCTGAATGGTATAAAAAAGACAACATAGCACCACTTATAGAAGGTTATGATGCTGTAAACTACCCTATTACTACTAAAGACACTTTGGTGCAACGTTATTTTAATCAAGGTATGACATTGGCTTATGGTTTTAATCATGCTGAAGCTGCTCGTTCTTTCTATTATGCTACAAAATTAGACCCTAATTGTGCTATGGCATTTTGGGGATACGCCTATGTGTTAGGACCAAATTATAATGCGGGAATGGAAGATGACAACTACGAACGTGCTTATGAAGCCATACAGCGTGCAAAAACGCTATCTAAAAGTGCTACCGAAAAGGAAAGGCGGTTTATTGATGCCATGGCATTACGCTATGCACCCGAACCCCCGGAAGATAGAACGGTTTTAGACACTAAATATTCTGAAGCTATGAAAGCTTTATATGATCAATACCCTGAGGATACAGAAATTAGTGCTTTATATGCAGAATCGCTTATGAATTTACATCCTTGGGATTTAAATGAAAAAGATGGTACCGAAAAACCATGGACTATAGAAATAGTAACACTTTTGGAAAAACTTATTGCTCAAAATCCAAAACACCCTGGAGCACACCATTTTTATATTCATGCCGTTGAAGCTTCCAATACACCAGAACGTTCTAATATATCTGCGAAAGCTTTTGATGATGGTTTAGTTTCTGGTTCTGGACATTTATTACATATGCCTTCTCATACGTATATAAGAACTGGAGAATACCACAAAGGCACCTTATCAAATATAGCTGCTGTTGAAGCAGATAGTGCTTATGTTACTACCTGTCATGCGCAAGGGGCTTACCCTCTCGCCTATTACCCACACAATTATCATTTTATGGCTGCCACCGCAACCTTAGAAGGAAATAGTCATTGGGCTATGATTGGTGCCAATAAAGTATCTGAACATGTACATCCGGAAATTATGAAACAACCTGGATGGGGTACTTTACAACATTATTATACCATTCCATATTATGTAGCCGTAAAATTTAAAAAATGGGATACAGTTTTAAATATGAAATTGGAAACCTATGATTTAAAATATCCAAAAGCAATTAGACATTATGCAGAAGGTATGGCCCATTTAGGAAAAGGAGATTTGAATAAAGCAAAAACTGAATTATTAGAACTTGAGACCTTAGCAAAAGATGAAACACTAAAAGAGGTTACCGTTTGGGATATTAACTCGGTATACGAATTAGTTAAAATAGCTGAAAAGGTTTTGAAAGCTGAAATTTTAGCTCATGAAGGAGACTTAAAAGCCAGCATTACACTTTTAAAGGGCGCTGTTAAAATGGAAGATGCACTAAATTATAACGAACCACCAGATTGGTTTTTTTCTATTCGTCATCACTTAGGTCGAATCCATACGCTTAATGGACAAAAGAGACTCGCTATTGAATTATATCTCGAAGATCTTGATCGCTTACCAAAAAATGGATGGGCTTATCATGGTATAAAAAGGGCGTATGAAGCACTAAATGATAAAGAAAATACAGAACTTTATGAAGCACTTTTTAAAGAAAGCTGGAAATATGCGGATTTTGAATTGTGA
- a CDS encoding DUF4249 domain-containing protein translates to MNTYFKLFILFLAMSLISCEDVIDVDVQTAPSRLVIEASLDWEKGTTGSNQTIKISKSTPYFDTATNTSVTNASVRVVNDNNNAEFIFTHQGNGAYTTTEFIPIINQSYTLEVIHEGETYRANETLKSVVDITEINQSIEDGNEDDELEVNIIFTDPEAEENYYLFKFQRQGDLLPTLEDGDDEFVNGNEITWWYEKEEDEDTDKIEAFRPGDVVDISFFGISEAYSDYIGILIEQSEGAGLFSTTPVPLRGNCINTTTPDNYAFGYFRLTQVVKTSYTFQ, encoded by the coding sequence ATGAACACATATTTTAAATTATTCATACTTTTTTTAGCTATGTCATTGATATCATGCGAAGATGTTATAGACGTAGACGTACAAACAGCACCCAGCAGGCTAGTTATTGAAGCTTCTCTTGACTGGGAAAAAGGAACAACAGGAAGTAATCAAACTATCAAAATAAGTAAGTCAACACCTTATTTTGATACTGCTACTAATACAAGTGTTACAAATGCTTCTGTTAGAGTAGTTAATGATAACAATAATGCAGAATTTATTTTTACACATCAAGGTAATGGCGCATACACAACAACTGAGTTTATTCCTATAATTAATCAATCGTATACTTTAGAGGTGATTCATGAAGGCGAAACCTATAGAGCAAATGAAACTTTGAAATCTGTTGTTGATATCACAGAGATTAATCAATCTATAGAAGATGGGAATGAAGATGATGAGTTAGAAGTAAATATCATTTTTACAGATCCGGAAGCAGAGGAAAACTATTATTTATTTAAGTTTCAAAGGCAAGGAGATTTGTTACCAACACTTGAAGATGGTGATGATGAGTTTGTTAATGGTAATGAAATTACATGGTGGTATGAAAAAGAAGAAGATGAAGACACAGATAAAATAGAGGCTTTTAGACCTGGAGATGTTGTAGATATTTCGTTCTTTGGTATCTCTGAAGCATATTCAGATTATATAGGAATTCTTATAGAGCAATCTGAAGGTGCCGGTCTTTTTAGTACAACACCTGTACCTTTAAGAGGGAACTGTATTAATACAACAACACCCGATAATTATGCTTTTGGGTATTTTAGATTAACACAAGTTGTAAAAACGAGCTATACGTTTCAATAG
- a CDS encoding TonB-dependent receptor: MKNLVLLFMLFTAVLSAQENYTVSGIIKEAKNGETAFGASVFLKGTSIGSISNEYGFFSITAPKGTYTLIVSYIGFENMKQEITLDQNQKVNFEMKEESTQLDEVLVVAEETERVSLKKPEMSVSKLNIKTVKQMPVILGEVDIIKSLQMLPGVTKNGEGTGGFHVRGGAVDQNLVLLDEAIIYNTSHMLGFFSVFNADAIKDIKLYKGGIPARFGGRISSVLDVRQKDGNSKNLSFTGGVGLISSRLAVEGPMFKDKGSFLIAGRSSYINLFLMAANEKNRLGFYDLNLKTNYKINDNNKLYLSGYFGRDSFKFGKNFSSSYGNASGNLRWNHIFNDRLFSNLSLIYSKYDYDLEITGDEFDWISSINNYNIKYDLKYYANDRFKLDFGISGIYYDFDPGQVRPTSDTSPINPLSLDRKKAFESGLYVNAEHKLTDKLTAQYGLRYSSFSRLGGQSMTNYANNQPVVYNSLLGIYERGTAVGETAYKKGESIKDFGNLEPRASLAYQLNESSSIKAGYSRSAQYIHLLSNTTSVTPLDVWTTSGKYIKPQLSNQYALGYFRNFDDKKYSLEVEGYYKTTDNRIDYIDGSNLIGQNTIETEILNGEARAYGLEFLVRKNEGRFTGWISYTLSKAEQRTLGGTAGGPGINKGNWYNSSFDRTHDVSITGAYELNDKWTFGGNMVFQTGRPVTYPNGQYQYEGQSIASFSDRNSDRLPAYHRLDISATYKPNRKPNNRWKGEWVFGIYNVYGRKNAASISFTQNQDLGINEATRTAIFGMVPSVTYNFKF, from the coding sequence ATGAAAAATCTAGTATTATTATTTATGTTATTTACCGCGGTTTTGTCGGCTCAGGAAAATTACACCGTCAGTGGTATAATTAAAGAGGCAAAAAACGGAGAAACGGCTTTTGGAGCATCGGTATTTTTAAAAGGAACCAGTATTGGCTCCATTAGTAATGAGTATGGGTTCTTTTCCATTACAGCGCCAAAAGGGACGTACACTTTAATTGTTTCTTATATAGGATTCGAAAATATGAAGCAAGAAATAACTTTAGATCAAAATCAAAAAGTGAATTTTGAAATGAAAGAAGAATCAACTCAATTAGATGAGGTGTTGGTGGTTGCAGAAGAAACCGAACGTGTAAGTCTTAAGAAACCAGAAATGAGTGTTTCTAAGCTAAATATTAAAACAGTGAAACAGATGCCTGTGATTTTAGGAGAAGTTGATATTATAAAATCTTTGCAAATGCTTCCTGGGGTTACTAAAAATGGAGAAGGTACCGGTGGTTTTCATGTAAGAGGTGGTGCCGTAGATCAAAACTTAGTATTACTGGATGAGGCCATTATATATAATACGTCTCACATGTTAGGTTTCTTTTCTGTATTTAATGCAGATGCTATTAAAGATATTAAATTGTACAAAGGTGGGATACCTGCTCGTTTTGGAGGCAGAATATCGTCTGTATTAGATGTACGTCAAAAAGATGGAAATAGTAAAAACCTTTCTTTTACAGGAGGTGTTGGTCTGATTTCTAGCAGACTCGCTGTTGAAGGTCCAATGTTTAAAGATAAAGGATCGTTTTTAATAGCAGGGAGAAGTTCTTATATTAACTTGTTTTTAATGGCAGCCAATGAAAAGAACAGACTTGGTTTTTATGATTTAAACCTTAAAACAAATTATAAAATAAATGATAATAATAAGCTATATCTTTCTGGGTACTTTGGTAGAGACTCCTTTAAGTTTGGAAAAAACTTTAGCAGTAGCTATGGTAATGCTTCAGGAAATTTAAGATGGAACCATATTTTTAATGATCGCTTATTTTCAAACTTATCTTTGATTTATAGTAAATACGATTACGATTTAGAAATTACTGGTGATGAATTTGATTGGATTTCTTCAATTAATAATTATAATATAAAATACGATCTCAAATATTATGCTAATGATAGATTTAAACTTGATTTTGGAATTAGCGGGATTTATTATGATTTTGATCCTGGTCAAGTACGTCCAACTTCAGATACGTCTCCTATAAACCCTTTATCATTAGATAGAAAAAAAGCATTCGAAAGTGGATTGTATGTTAATGCAGAGCATAAGTTAACAGATAAATTAACTGCCCAATACGGATTAAGATATAGTAGTTTTAGTCGTTTAGGAGGACAGTCAATGACAAACTATGCTAACAATCAACCTGTAGTATATAATAGTCTTTTGGGTATTTATGAGCGTGGTACAGCAGTGGGGGAGACTGCTTATAAAAAAGGAGAAAGTATTAAAGATTTTGGAAATTTAGAGCCTAGAGCTTCTTTGGCATATCAATTAAACGAATCATCTTCTATTAAAGCAGGTTACTCAAGATCTGCTCAATACATACACTTACTATCTAATACAACTTCGGTAACACCTTTAGATGTTTGGACTACCAGTGGGAAGTATATTAAACCACAATTATCCAATCAGTATGCATTAGGATATTTTAGAAATTTTGATGATAAAAAATATTCTCTGGAAGTTGAAGGTTACTATAAAACAACAGATAATAGAATAGATTATATAGATGGATCAAATCTAATAGGCCAAAATACGATTGAAACTGAAATTTTAAATGGTGAAGCCAGAGCTTATGGTTTGGAATTTTTAGTTCGTAAAAATGAAGGAAGATTTACGGGTTGGATCTCATATACCTTATCTAAAGCGGAACAAAGAACTTTAGGTGGTACTGCAGGAGGCCCTGGAATTAATAAGGGTAATTGGTATAATTCTTCTTTTGATAGGACTCATGATGTTTCAATTACTGGCGCCTACGAGTTAAATGATAAATGGACTTTTGGAGGTAATATGGTTTTTCAAACAGGAAGACCTGTTACATATCCTAACGGGCAATACCAATATGAAGGACAATCGATAGCTAGTTTTTCTGATAGAAATTCTGATAGACTACCTGCTTATCATAGGTTAGATATTTCTGCAACCTACAAACCAAATAGAAAACCTAATAACAGGTGGAAAGGCGAATGGGTTTTTGGTATATATAATGTGTATGGTCGAAAAAATGCTGCTTCAATTTCTTTTACTCAAAACCAGGATTTAGGTATTAATGAAGCAACCAGAACGGCTATTTTCGGAATGGTACCATCAGTAACATATAACTTTAAATTTTAA